A single region of the Sciurus carolinensis chromosome 16, mSciCar1.2, whole genome shotgun sequence genome encodes:
- the Cetp gene encoding cholesteryl ester transfer protein, translated as MLAAALLTLALLGSAHACSSGSSCPAGIACRITKPALLVLNQETAKVIQTAFQQASYPDITGEKAVMLLGRVKYGLHSIQVSHLSIASSKVELVEAQSIDISIQNASVIFQGTLSYGYTSAWGLNIDHTVDFKIDSATDLRISTQLTSDSGRVRTNAASCHLSFHKLLLHLQGEHEPGWIQQLFTSVISLTLKLVLKGQICKEINVISNIMADFVQTRAASILSDGDIGVDISLTGLPDITATYLESHHKGHLVYKNVSEDRPLPAFAPRLLGTSRMLYFWFSEQVLDSLAKAAFQDGRLMLRLTGDEFKAVLETRGFDTNQQMFLELFSNTPISQTQVTVYCLKRPKIACQNKGVVVTSSVVVKFLFPNPDGQSAVAHTFEEDIVTTVQASYAKKKLSLRLLDVQYEQQRGEGGQSTQQTCSPPSAVRTQPKSASSITESSSESVQSFLRSMVPTVGIPEVMTRLEEAFTALMNSKGLDLFDIINPEITPRDGFLLLQMDFGFPEHLLVDFLQSLS; from the exons ATGCTGGCCGCTGCCCTGCTGACCCTGGCCCTGCTGGGCAGTGCCCACGCCTGCTCCAGTGGCAGCTCGTGCCCGGCGGGCATCGCCTGCCGCATCACCAAGCCCGCCCTCCTGGTGT TGAACCAGGAGACGGCCAAGGTGATCCAGACGGCCTTCCAGCAGGCCAGCTACCCGGACATCACGGGCGAGAAGGCCGTGATGCTCCTCGGCCGCGTCAAGTACGGTCTGCACAG CATCCAGGTCAGTCACCTGTCCATCGCCAGCAGCAAGGTGGAGTTGGTGGAAGCCCAGTCCATCGACATCTCCATCCAGAACGCGTCCGTGATCTTCCAGGGGACCCTGAGCTACGGGTACACTAGCGCCTGGGG GTTGAACATTGATCACACTGTTGACTTCAAGATCGACTCCGCCACTGATCTCCGGATCAGCACACAGCTGA CCTCTGACTCTGGCAGAGTGCGGACCAATGCCGCCAGCTGCCACCTGTCTTTCCATAAGCTGCTCCTGCACCTCCAAGGGGAGCACGA GCCCGGGTGGATCCAGCAGCTGTTCACAAGCGTCATCTCCTTGACCCTGAAGCTGGTCCTGAAGGGGCAG ATCTGCAAAGAGATCAACGTCATCTCCAACATCATGGCCGACTTTGTCCAGACAAGGGCGG CCAGCATCCTCTCAGATGGAGACATTGGGGTGGACATTTCCCTGACAGGCCTGCCTGACATCACAGCCACCTACCTGGAGTCCCACCACAAG GGTCATCTGGTCTACAAGAATGTCTCCGAGGACCGACCGCTGCCCGCCTTCGCGCCCCGCCTGCTGGGGACCTCCCGCATGCTCTACTTCTGGTTCTCTGAGCAAGTCCTCGACTCCCTGGCCAAGGCCGCCTTCCAGGATGGCCGCCTCATGCTCCGCCTGACGGGGGACGAGTTCAAG GCAGTGCTGGAGACCCGTGGCTTTGACACCAACCAGCAAATGTTTCTGGAG CTGTTCAGCAACACCCCCATCAGCCAGACCCAAGTGACCGTCTACTGCCTGAAGAGGCCCAAGATTGCTTGTCAAAACAAGGGCGTCGTGGTCACTTCTTCTGTGGTGGTGAAATTCCTCTTCCCCAACCCAGATGGCCAGAGTGCTGTGGCTCACACATTTGAAGAG GATATCGTCACTACGGTCCAGGCCTCCTACGCCAAGAAGAAGCTGTCCTTACGCCTCCTGGATGTCCAGTATGAGCAGCAGAGAGGGGAGGGCGGCCAGTCAACTCAGCAAACCTGTTCCCCGCCCTCTGCCGTCAG GACTCAACCAAAGTCTGCTTCCAGCATCACTGAG AGCAGCTCCGAGTCGGTCCAGAGCTTCCTGCGGTCGATGGTCCCCACGGTGGGCATTCCTGAGGTCATGACTC ggctggaggaggcatTTACAGCGCTCATGAACAGCAAAGGCCTGGACCTCTTCGATATCATCAACCCGGAGATCACCCCTCGCGAT GGCTTTCTGCTGCTGCAAATGGACTTCGGCTTCCCGGAGCACCTGCTGGTGGACTTCCTCCAGAGCCTGAGCTAG